The following DNA comes from Triticum aestivum cultivar Chinese Spring chromosome 3D, IWGSC CS RefSeq v2.1, whole genome shotgun sequence.
TCGTTGCCTTTTGTTCAAACAGATGATTCGCACATCATGTGCCGAGCATACATGCCAACCGAGAGATGCCAAGCACCGCAGATGCAAGATAGGCTACCATACTCTGATTTCCACTCCTCGGAGTAGCGGTACTAGTATGTTCATGTGGAAAGTTTGCAGCAGAGATAACCATTTCCGGCTCCAGGTTTTCAGCGGCAAAGCAGCTTGTGAAAACTCGGAAGTCTTGGCAAGGCCAGGGCGCCTCGGTCGTGCGCGCTATGCCTCGGAAACGGCGATTCGTGCCAATCCGTTTCTCAATCCCAGCAAATTCGGGGTGCATGGGTTTTGAACCACTGTTGTGTGCGACTGTGTGGGAGGTGATTTGACACCCTAATTTATGGTTCGGAATGATGGACCTGCCGCTGCGGTGGCCGATGGAACGAGGTCAAGGGGCAGCGCCACTCGAGTAAGTTTAGTCAAACACACAAGGAAGTAATGAGTGGGTAGtagttttattcattttattttcttatacaatAGTGCAcgtaccatgcatgcatgcatatcccTGCTACTACTAGCCCCCTGCCTCACAGTCAGAGCTTTTACCATGGACTGTGGCTGAGTTGACTTCAGAAGCCTGAGCACAGTAGTAGGAGCACGTACGGTGAAACCCATGCACGGTCACGGAGATATGGCGATATCAAATCGTACTTGCGCCAAGTACTCCTGCAcacacagtacatcctctcttttttttttgcgattaCACGCAGTAGTAGTACATCCCTGCGCGTCGTGTTAACATCACGCGCTGCCAGCGGTACCAGCAGTTTCGTGCTAATTTCCGAGACGTACGCAGTGCGACGCCTGACCCGATCTTGATGTACGTGAGTACGTCCGCGTGCGTGCATTCTGCCGTAATTATATGTGAAAAAAAACTGCATATTTTTTTAAGCATACTGATCGTCTCGGACTCTCACGTCACGGGCCTGGTTGGTGCACATGTTACCTCAGCCCGCGTAATTTTTTTGGCAAGGTTTCGGCCTTGTGAAGAGATGGAAAAGCTTTTTGGCGAGGTTTAGAATCTCATCATGGCCAGCTTCTTTGGCTCGTTGCCGAGATGCGAATCCGTATATATTCCCTCCCAACACCCCATCGCTGTACGTCCATGGTGATGCTCCTCCCTGCGCCTCCCTTTACCTCGACCGATCGGTGACGTCTCCGCAAAGATCCTTCGTCCCCCCGTTGCCGCCGCACTCACGGCACACTCCGGCCACCACCACGCTACTACTGTACCTGACGAGTACGTACATCCCCAGCAATGGAGTAGCCATGAACTTTTGAAAAAAAGATACTAGCGGAGTAGCCAGGTGCTAGAGGTCAAATTGCCACTCACGAGAGCGGCAGTGCAGTGCAATGGAAAAGCCCGCCCACACACTCACTCGGAGGAGAGCAAAAAAGCTTCCACTACTGCTGCCGGCTGCCCTGAGTTGCCCAGCACTGAGAAGATCACTTTTccggagagagagagatggatcaGAGCCCTCCCTCGTGGCAGGTTAATCTATACGTTTTCACCGTCGTACGCGTGATGGTTCTCTCCCTAGATCAATCACGTGTCTCCTTGTAATGCGATGGGGAGGTGCATGGCGAggacgaggggagcggcggagcCGGTGGCTGGCCACGGACTCGCGTCACGTACGCCTCTACCTGTGGCACGCACTGTGAAAAGACGAAAGGAGACGCCGCCCAAAAGTCCAAACCTTTGCGTTTCTCACCGTCCCGTGCTTCTTCCCTTTGACACATGCATGGCGGCAGGGATCTCCACCATGCAGCGCCTACCCGAAACTGCGTCACGAAGTACTTCCATATCGCAGCCCGCTCACCACTCGTTCGCTTTCGGGCCAGACTTCACCGGGCCGGGCCACTAGATAAATTTTGTTTCTTTCTCATCAGTACTACTCACTGCTCTTTCCTCGACGACACTGACCTTTCGAGCTCGCAAATCGCAACGTGGGTGCATGTGTGTTAGTGTCCATGCAGATTAGTAGTACTACCACGAGCTGACCACACAGCTTTGCAGTTGCAGCagccatgggagaggaggacaTGGCTCCATACACTCCCTTGCGCCAATCTTTTTGAACTATCGCTGCGTCTTTTCGAACGCCGAGCTCAGCTCGGCACCAAACCAAATCCCTCGCTGCTCGCTTGTTCTCATGCTCCCGTGGCATGGCAGAGAGCGTTGCATGCATTCCCATCTCTTGGCATCACGCCGCATTTGTTTAATCCCATCTATCTAGGCCGCGCAAGGCGACTCGCTCGCTCCTCACTCAGCAGCAGCACCATGCATGCGAGCATTAATGAGTAAGACTTGTGagtaatttttttgtttgttttcttggAGGCACTATTGTTTTTGTCCTGTAATGCCCCTCCCGTTTCCTTTTATTTGGATCCCGCTCCCCACCCACTGGCCTCCACTCCATAGCCGTTTCCCTCTCTTATTCAAACCTGCACCGCTTCTCACGCCTCACGCCTCCTTCCTCTTCCACTGCACTTCACACACACGCCTCAGTCTTCTTGAGTAGTTGCCCACCTGAGTTGCCTTCTCTGGGGGGCCGGGGCTGCGGGTTCCGGTGATGGGCAAGGCGGCGAGGTGGCTGCGCGGCCTGCTGGGCGGCGGCGGGAAGAAGGAGCAGGGGAAGGAGCATAGGCGGCCGGCCACGTCCACGGCGCCGCACGGGGACAGGAAGCGCTGGAGCTTCTGCAAGTCCACCAGGGACTCagccgaggcggaggcggcggccgcggccgccgcgctcAGCGGCAACGCGGCGATCGCGCGGGCGGCCGAGGCGGCGTGGCTCAAGTCCTTGTACAACGAGACCGAGCGGGAGCAGAGCAAGcacgccatcgccgtcgccgcggCCACCGCGGCGGCGGCCGACGCTGCCGTGGCCGCGGCGCAGGCCGCCGTGGAGGTCGTGCGGCTCACCAGCAAAGGGCCGACGTCGAcggtgctcgccgtcgccgtcgcggaGCCCCGTGGCCGCGCCTCCGCCGCGGTCAAGATCCAGACAGCGTTCCGTGGCTTCCTGGTGAGTAACTTCCGGCCGAATATCGAGTATCGACGCCATGATTTCCGCAGGATTAAGCGCTGACTAATCGAATCAATGCGTGTTGAATTACCGCAGGCCAAGAAGGCTCTGCGCGCGCTCAAGGGGCTGGTGAAGCTGCAGGCGCTCGTGCGCGGCTACCTGGTGCGCAAGCAGGCGGCGGCCACGCTGCAGAGCATGCAGGCGCTCGTCCGCGCGCAGGCCTGCATCCGCGCCGCCCGCTCGCGCGCCGCCGCGCTCCCCACGAACCTTCGCGTCCACCCCACTCCTGTCCGGCCGCGCTACTCGCTGGTAAGTGGCCACGGCCGGCATCGTCGCTTGCGACCAAAGCAATCAATCTCAATGTCTCCGACCGTCCGAGGTCGCGTTGTTCTAGCTAGCCGACCGTAACAAACGTGCGCGTGCGCGGTTTCTTGCTTGTGTCTGCAGCAAGAGCGGTACAGCACCACTGAGGATTCCCGGAGCGACCACAGCGTGGCGCCGTACTACAGCCGCCGGCTGTCGGCGAGCGTGGAGTCGTCGTCGTGCCACGGGTACGACCGGAGCCCCAAGATCGTGGAGATGGACACCGGCCGGCCCAAGTCGCGCTCCTCCTCGCTCCGGACGACCTCCCCCGGCGCCAGCGAGGAGTGCTACGCCCACTCGGTGTCGTCGCCGCTCATGCCGTGCCGGGCGCCCCCGCGGATCGCCGCGCCGACCGCGCGCCACTTCCCGGAGTACGAGTGGTGCGAGAAGGCCCGGCCGGCGACGGCGCAGAGCACGCCCCGGTACGCGAGCTACGCGCCCGTCACGCCGACCAAGAGCGCGTGCGGCGGCTACACCTACAGCAACAGCCCGTCGACGCTCAACTGCCCCAGCTACATGTCGGGCACGCAGTCGTCCGTGGCGAAGGTGCGGTCGCAGAGCGCGCCGAAGCAGCGGCCGGAGGAGGGCGCGGTGCGGAAGAGGGTGCCGCTGAGCGAGGTGATCATCCTGCAGGAGGGCCGGGCGAGCCTGAGCGGCGGCACGCAGAGGTCGTGCAACCGGCCGGCGCAGGAGGAGGCGTTCAGCTTCAAGAAGGCCGTGGTGAGCCGCTTCGACCGCTCGTCGGAGGCGGCCGAGAGGGAACGGGACCGGGACCTGTTCCTGCAGAAGGGATGGTGATGAACTGATGTTCTCGGATTCACTCGATCGTGAAGTACAATTAATTACTGCTACCTCCAGTAATAGCCTGATAGGGTAGGGGGAATTGTTAATCTCTAGTTACCGCTTCTCACCGTTGTTTGTTTATGGATCGTGTTAACCTCTGTGGCTGTGGCCATGACTCCGTTGTGTGTCTAGGTTCAGAAATGAAACTCTGCAATTTCTCTTGCTTTGTGTAAACATGTTTGTGCGTGCATGGGAAGCTCAAGGAAGATTTTAGTACTGTGCTAAAGTTTCAGAATTCAGATTTAGCAGTACACCGGCTTCAGCTTGCAAGTACATCCTTTTTCTGGCTCCTATCAATTCAACCAAGTGAGTGGGCATACCACCATCAGGCTAGCAAAACGCTAAGGCCAAccccaccgcgcgaccccaaacgtaGGTCCGGTTTGCtcggattttgtccgtttgggtagggcgatGGGGGCGTGTCTGGatctgtcctgggatgcggtggccgtgcgtgcGGCCGCATCCCTTTGCCCATCCTGTCCGCCAGGGCCAAAAATGCTATTTTCATATGTAAACTagtttgcacgtccaaat
Coding sequences within:
- the LOC123074132 gene encoding protein IQ-domain 26; this encodes MGKAARWLRGLLGGGGKKEQGKEHRRPATSTAPHGDRKRWSFCKSTRDSAEAEAAAAAAALSGNAAIARAAEAAWLKSLYNETEREQSKHAIAVAAATAAAADAAVAAAQAAVEVVRLTSKGPTSTVLAVAVAEPRGRASAAVKIQTAFRGFLAKKALRALKGLVKLQALVRGYLVRKQAAATLQSMQALVRAQACIRAARSRAAALPTNLRVHPTPVRPRYSLQERYSTTEDSRSDHSVAPYYSRRLSASVESSSCHGYDRSPKIVEMDTGRPKSRSSSLRTTSPGASEECYAHSVSSPLMPCRAPPRIAAPTARHFPEYEWCEKARPATAQSTPRYASYAPVTPTKSACGGYTYSNSPSTLNCPSYMSGTQSSVAKVRSQSAPKQRPEEGAVRKRVPLSEVIILQEGRASLSGGTQRSCNRPAQEEAFSFKKAVVSRFDRSSEAAERERDRDLFLQKGW